In Wolbachia endosymbiont (group B) of Germaria angustata, the following are encoded in one genomic region:
- a CDS encoding RDD family protein, protein MLHKFFNRLFSILSSINAIQKVKKDDNGICYVTGLRRYLSVLLDLIIIVLFLQFCGQALNQLFMSSESSKILGQIAAKYQMQVPLSAEETAMQSKLIKLLILNQIVQFIMLFSYVAYMWIRFGATPGKLLLGLRVVNAQTFEKLTLKQAIKRFFSFILSTAPLFLGFIWANFDKRCQTWHDKIADTVVVINKSLKRDKMK, encoded by the coding sequence ATGTTACATAAATTTTTTAATCGTTTATTTTCCATTCTTTCTTCTATAAATGCTATTCAAAAAGTGAAAAAGGATGATAATGGAATATGCTATGTAACGGGACTTAGACGCTATTTGTCAGTGCTTCTTGATTTAATCATCATCGTTTTATTTTTGCAGTTTTGCGGTCAGGCCTTAAATCAACTCTTCATGAGCTCGGAGAGCAGTAAAATATTAGGCCAAATTGCTGCAAAATATCAAATGCAGGTACCACTATCTGCAGAGGAAACAGCAATGCAGAGTAAACTAATCAAGTTACTAATTCTAAATCAAATAGTTCAATTCATTATGCTTTTTAGTTATGTGGCATATATGTGGATAAGGTTTGGTGCTACACCTGGAAAGTTATTACTTGGACTCAGAGTTGTAAATGCACAAACTTTTGAAAAATTGACTCTCAAACAAGCAATAAAGAGGTTTTTTTCCTTTATATTGTCAACTGCACCACTATTCTTGGGTTTTATATGGGCAAACTTCGACAAACGCTGCCAAACTTGGCACGATAAGATCGCAGACACAGTGGTTGTCATAAATAAGAGTCTTAAGCGTGATAAAATGAAATAG
- a CDS encoding lipase family protein → MPSITNGQSMDSISDSIVHIGDNEIKECAIEALESFKNELEAQSFDLNELGTSDLIKAWKKIEDFKGAGLKDAFDLADLIKGQIAGFNKEKLQEMCTFSKISYGNVDRKLKQDEYKTKRQFEEEGYQIIKFYDNELIEDKYCSDTDYKLEQQDVGYALMSSNSYNRDAGYVFIKGQEVTTAYHGTRDLNDVKEDLRASLAKLSFLPEDHRVHSGFYSLFKRSWPSVHKILKGHANDKGLAIKDLKINVTGHSMGGALANIAALCLNKTEDAEDVHVATFGSPRVFYNGAAEVYNQCLGNKTIRVACQSDPVPCLPHGNAGMHYKHVGKSLKLETGKTLEYLELHYHRINIYYNLVREVEQENFKSDNNPSKYRHIAYIFGLFYHAVLSYVDVNDKEFFKKVEEENKDIKLSEIPIQYAPKLEEKIKLLEQEVAKPTNDKTQLEGRLKSIQQSLVGKTKELDDEKGKLTQEQQKTNQLNDQIDKLTAEFKGTKDQLAEKKAELDEQTRTVTKLNEELSEKFLKARTYSKRQGNYASVSFVLSGAFAVGTSLTMVHLAMCVSLAVAALTFLAVGCYCSYNANTALNNVEVSQIGNDLSHSLV, encoded by the coding sequence ATGCCAAGTATTACTAATGGTCAAAGTATGGATTCTATTAGCGATAGTATTGTACATATTGGTGATAATGAAATAAAAGAATGCGCAATTGAAGCGCTAGAATCATTTAAGAACGAATTAGAAGCTCAAAGTTTTGACCTTAATGAGCTAGGAACTTCTGACCTAATTAAAGCATGGAAGAAGATAGAAGATTTTAAAGGTGCTGGATTAAAGGATGCTTTTGACCTTGCTGATCTGATAAAAGGGCAAATTGCAGGATTTAATAAAGAAAAATTACAAGAAATGTGTACTTTTAGCAAGATTTCCTACGGTAATGTGGACAGAAAATTAAAGCAAGATGAGTACAAAACTAAAAGGCAATTTGAAGAAGAAGGTTATCAAATTATAAAATTTTACGACAATGAACTCATTGAAGACAAATATTGCTCGGATACTGATTATAAATTAGAGCAACAAGATGTCGGTTATGCTTTAATGAGTAGCAATTCATATAATCGAGATGCTGGTTATGTTTTTATTAAAGGTCAGGAAGTAACTACAGCTTACCATGGTACTCGTGATTTAAATGATGTAAAGGAAGATCTTCGTGCATCTTTAGCTAAATTGTCATTTTTACCTGAAGATCATCGTGTTCACTCTGGTTTTTACTCTTTATTCAAACGCTCTTGGCCCAGTGTGCATAAGATATTAAAAGGGCATGCTAATGATAAAGGATTAGCAATCAAAGATTTGAAAATTAATGTTACAGGTCATAGCATGGGAGGTGCTCTTGCTAATATCGCTGCTTTATGTCTTAATAAAACAGAAGATGCCGAAGATGTTCATGTTGCAACTTTTGGCTCTCCAAGAGTTTTCTACAATGGTGCTGCTGAAGTTTACAATCAGTGTCTTGGAAATAAGACTATTAGAGTAGCTTGTCAATCAGATCCGGTACCATGTTTGCCACATGGTAATGCTGGTATGCACTATAAACATGTAGGTAAATCATTAAAATTAGAAACAGGTAAAACTCTGGAGTACTTAGAACTGCACTATCATAGAATTAATATCTATTATAACCTTGTTCGGGAAGTAGAGCAGGAAAATTTTAAATCAGATAACAATCCATCTAAGTATCGTCATATTGCTTATATTTTTGGCCTATTTTACCATGCAGTTTTGTCATATGTCGATGTGAATGATAAGGAGTTCTTTAAAAAAGTTGAGGAAGAAAATAAAGACATTAAGCTTTCTGAGATACCAATTCAATATGCTCCAAAATTAGAAGAGAAAATTAAACTACTAGAACAAGAAGTAGCTAAGCCTACTAATGACAAAACTCAATTAGAGGGAAGGTTAAAGAGTATACAACAAAGTTTGGTTGGAAAAACTAAAGAGCTAGATGATGAAAAAGGAAAATTAACACAAGAACAACAGAAGACTAATCAACTCAATGATCAAATAGATAAACTTACTGCAGAATTTAAAGGGACAAAAGATCAGCTTGCAGAAAAGAAAGCAGAGCTGGATGAACAAACTAGAACAGTAACCAAGCTTAATGAAGAGCTAAGTGAAAAATTCTTGAAAGCAAGAACTTACAGTAAAAGGCAAGGTAATTATGCTTCTGTTTCTTTTGTATTATCTGGAGCATTTGCTGTTGGTACAAGTTTAACAATGGTTCATTTAGCAATGTGTGTTTCGCTTGCTGTAGCTGCATTAACTTTTCTTGCAGTAGGATGTTACTGTTCTTATAACGCAAATACCGCACTTAATAATGTTGAAGTTAGTCAAATCGGGAATGATCTTAGTCATTCTTTAGTTTAG
- a CDS encoding dihydroorotase yields MTQSWNLLQKGQKEGYKIAYINARIIDPETKLDIKGSLLTEGNKIVDFSESLLSTSGVDETIDCKGLVLMPGLIDIHVHFREPGQEHKETIHTGSKSAAVGGVTTVVCQPNTVPAIDSVVLSKYLKYRALETSHVNVEFYAKITTSKEKLTEMALLKEAGAVGFTDDGMPVMNPMIMRQALLYSSMLGVPIAQHAEDLNLSAGGAINEGKISEELGVKGILSASESVMVTRDILLMKDIENVHYHILHVSSKDSLDAIKRAKDLGLNVTCEVTPHHFTLTEDIVKQHGAIAKMNPPLRTEEDRLAMIEGLKTGVIDCIATDHAPHDLSSKDLPLENAAFGIVGLETMLPISLELYHSGQMGLLDVLAKLTYKPADIIHVPRGRIQKNLAADLILVDLDHEWKIKVDNFASKSKNSPFDGRKVKGRVIRTVVSGKTVYLRKS; encoded by the coding sequence ATGACACAATCTTGGAATTTATTGCAGAAAGGCCAAAAGGAAGGCTATAAAATTGCGTATATCAATGCTCGTATTATTGACCCGGAAACTAAACTTGATATAAAAGGTTCATTGTTAACTGAAGGGAATAAAATTGTTGATTTTAGCGAATCATTACTTTCAACAAGTGGAGTTGATGAAACAATAGACTGTAAAGGGCTTGTTCTAATGCCAGGACTTATTGACATTCACGTGCATTTTCGTGAACCAGGTCAAGAGCATAAAGAAACTATACATACGGGTAGCAAATCTGCAGCTGTAGGAGGCGTTACAACTGTAGTTTGCCAGCCAAACACTGTTCCAGCGATTGATAGTGTTGTCTTGTCTAAATATTTGAAATATAGAGCACTTGAAACTTCACATGTGAATGTTGAATTTTACGCCAAAATTACCACTTCGAAAGAAAAATTAACTGAAATGGCGCTTTTAAAGGAAGCAGGTGCGGTTGGGTTCACCGATGATGGTATGCCAGTTATGAATCCAATGATTATGAGACAGGCACTGCTTTATTCAAGTATGCTTGGTGTTCCTATTGCTCAACATGCAGAAGATTTAAATCTATCTGCTGGTGGCGCAATTAATGAGGGTAAGATTTCTGAAGAATTGGGAGTAAAAGGAATCTTGAGTGCATCAGAATCGGTTATGGTAACTCGTGATATACTACTAATGAAGGACATAGAAAATGTACACTACCATATTTTACATGTCTCTTCAAAAGATTCACTTGATGCTATTAAACGAGCAAAAGATTTGGGGTTAAATGTTACATGTGAAGTAACTCCTCATCACTTTACTTTAACTGAAGATATAGTAAAGCAACATGGAGCAATCGCAAAAATGAATCCGCCACTTCGTACAGAGGAAGATCGTTTAGCTATGATTGAAGGTTTAAAGACAGGTGTGATTGATTGTATTGCAACCGATCATGCTCCGCATGATCTTAGTTCTAAAGATTTGCCACTTGAAAATGCTGCATTTGGTATTGTTGGCCTTGAAACAATGCTGCCCATTTCACTTGAACTATATCACAGTGGACAAATGGGTCTACTTGATGTGCTTGCAAAATTGACATATAAGCCTGCAGATATCATACATGTGCCACGTGGCCGCATACAGAAAAACCTTGCAGCGGACTTAATTTTAGTTGATTTGGATCATGAATGGAAAATTAAAGTTGACAACTTTGCTAGTAAATCAAAAAATTCCCCTTTCGATGGACGCAAAGTGAAAGGGCGCGTAATACGTACCGTTGTGTCTGGCAAAACTGTATACTTACGGAAGAGTTAG
- a CDS encoding ribonuclease D, whose protein sequence is MLISTTSELENACEELMAKDPKFIAIDTEFIRNNLTYYPKLSLIQISYGEKSFIVDALVPEIDLSFIKKMMLNQGIIKVFHSCRQDIESLLTMFKCVPTPIFDTQVAAMFCHYYHDFIGYSKVVEQYQGIALDKIKAKNSDWLRRPLSEDQLDYAINDVVYLYDLYQILCNKLEESNRMSWFQEEMESIVDVNKYLHNPKDAWKRIKFNYEANPRLMLTVKAVSEWQETLAQRYNINRNKVVNNAVITGLIEKNVEHIDDILDDLKRNTKNIKEEDLLEFIDIFNENEKEFVQQNYTLSDNYDKSVFDILSIILESKCKENNISRKLISSKDELAGSISGQIDKLFKGWRYDFFGRSVESFLNAGSRFEILMVKSADSIAKIRSNLVENNRITC, encoded by the coding sequence ATGCTAATTAGTACGACATCGGAGCTGGAGAATGCATGTGAAGAATTGATGGCAAAAGATCCAAAATTTATAGCAATTGACACGGAGTTCATTAGAAATAATTTAACCTACTACCCAAAATTATCGTTAATTCAAATTTCTTACGGAGAGAAGAGTTTTATTGTAGATGCATTAGTGCCAGAAATTGATTTATCATTCATTAAGAAAATGATGCTAAATCAGGGAATAATCAAAGTGTTTCATAGCTGCCGGCAGGATATAGAATCCTTACTCACTATGTTTAAATGTGTTCCCACTCCTATTTTTGATACCCAAGTTGCTGCTATGTTTTGCCATTATTATCATGACTTTATTGGTTATTCAAAAGTAGTAGAGCAATATCAAGGAATAGCACTGGATAAAATTAAAGCTAAAAATTCAGACTGGTTAAGGCGTCCATTGTCTGAGGATCAACTAGACTATGCAATAAACGACGTGGTATATCTATATGATCTATACCAAATATTGTGCAATAAACTTGAAGAAAGTAATAGGATGAGTTGGTTTCAAGAAGAGATGGAATCAATAGTTGATGTTAATAAGTATTTGCATAATCCAAAAGATGCATGGAAGAGGATTAAATTTAATTATGAAGCAAATCCAAGGTTGATGTTAACTGTTAAAGCAGTTAGTGAGTGGCAAGAGACCTTAGCACAGCGTTACAATATAAATCGTAATAAGGTAGTCAATAATGCTGTAATAACTGGTTTAATTGAAAAAAACGTGGAACATATTGATGACATTTTAGATGACCTTAAGAGAAACACAAAAAATATAAAAGAGGAAGATTTATTAGAATTTATAGATATTTTCAATGAGAATGAGAAGGAATTTGTGCAGCAAAATTATACTCTGTCAGATAATTATGATAAATCTGTATTTGATATACTCTCGATTATTTTGGAGAGCAAATGTAAGGAAAATAACATATCAAGAAAGTTAATTTCATCAAAAGATGAGTTAGCTGGCTCAATATCTGGGCAGATAGATAAACTATTCAAGGGATGGAGATATGATTTTTTCGGCAGATCAGTAGAATCGTTTTTGAATGCAGGCTCAAGGTTTGAAATTTTAATGGTAAAATCTGCTGATAGTATAGCTAAGATTCGGAGTAATCTTGTGGAGAATAACCGTATCACGTGTTAA
- the coaE gene encoding dephospho-CoA kinase (Dephospho-CoA kinase (CoaE) performs the final step in coenzyme A biosynthesis.) translates to MIIGLTGGIAVGKSFVANCFKEFGAALFDADSVVHQLYKANKNIISYAEEKFPGVIVNGEIDRAVLSKYFLAYDENWKQFQSLVHSAVQSELAIFIAQEKENDRKLLVLDIPLLLETRFRLYCDFIVFIHADSTVQAQRLSERNMDKKKLDLMSSIQLPIEEKKQMSDFIIDTSANVLSQVKDIINSLDLNT, encoded by the coding sequence ATGATCATAGGTTTAACAGGTGGGATTGCAGTTGGAAAGAGCTTTGTAGCCAATTGCTTTAAAGAATTTGGTGCCGCTTTGTTTGATGCCGACTCTGTCGTGCACCAGCTTTATAAAGCAAACAAAAACATAATAAGTTACGCAGAAGAAAAATTTCCTGGGGTGATAGTAAATGGTGAAATAGACAGAGCAGTATTATCTAAATATTTTTTGGCCTACGATGAAAATTGGAAGCAATTTCAATCTTTAGTGCATTCTGCTGTGCAGAGTGAATTAGCAATTTTTATTGCTCAGGAGAAAGAAAACGACAGAAAACTCCTAGTCCTAGACATTCCACTCCTACTGGAAACGAGATTCCGTTTATATTGCGATTTTATTGTTTTTATCCATGCAGATAGCACTGTACAAGCTCAAAGGCTTAGTGAGCGTAATATGGATAAAAAAAAGCTGGATCTAATGTCTAGTATTCAGCTACCTATTGAAGAAAAAAAGCAAATGAGCGACTTTATCATCGATACCAGTGCAAATGTTCTTTCTCAAGTGAAAGATATAATAAACTCGTTAGACCTTAACACGTGA
- a CDS encoding NAD(P)H-dependent flavin oxidoreductase: MKDKIKKIVISGKKVWPIIEGGKGIAISDGRSSGAFAAADAVGTFSGANAKLIDDNGELVPLIYRGKTRNEKHEELIKYSIEAGVSQAKIANEISKGRGRIHMNVLWEMGAAEQVLHGILEKAKGLVHGITCGAGMPYRLGEIAAKYQVYYYPIISSVRAFKALWKRAYQKISSFLLGGVVYEDPWLAGGHNGLSNSEDPELPQAPFERVAELRSFMNEVGLAETPIVMAGGVWHLKDWEHWFDNLQIGPIAFQFGTRPLLTKESPISTEWKKKLLTLEEGDVFLNKFSPTGFYSSAVRNNFIRELQERNSRQIKFSESASGEFNNEFAMGSRGRKIYLTAQDKELADKWSQEGYTEAMKTPDTTVIFVTPSKFAEIRQDQINCMGCLSHCLFSNWKDHGDHSTGRKPDPRSFCIQKTLQNIVHDGNVENELMFSGHNVYRFKQDPFYENGYVPTVKELVERILTGY; encoded by the coding sequence TTGAAAGATAAGATAAAAAAGATAGTGATTTCAGGGAAAAAAGTCTGGCCAATCATCGAGGGCGGTAAAGGCATTGCAATCAGTGATGGAAGATCAAGTGGGGCATTTGCTGCAGCAGATGCTGTTGGTACGTTTTCTGGTGCAAATGCTAAACTTATTGATGACAATGGTGAGTTGGTACCGCTGATTTATAGAGGTAAAACAAGAAATGAAAAGCATGAGGAATTGATTAAATATAGTATTGAGGCTGGAGTTAGTCAAGCAAAAATAGCGAATGAAATATCAAAGGGCCGTGGAAGAATACATATGAATGTGCTTTGGGAAATGGGAGCAGCAGAACAAGTCCTTCATGGCATATTAGAAAAAGCAAAAGGCTTAGTTCATGGCATCACTTGCGGTGCTGGTATGCCTTACAGACTCGGAGAAATTGCAGCTAAATATCAAGTTTATTATTACCCTATTATCTCATCAGTACGCGCTTTTAAAGCGTTATGGAAACGTGCTTACCAAAAAATATCTTCTTTTTTACTTGGTGGAGTAGTATACGAGGATCCGTGGCTTGCTGGTGGTCACAATGGACTCAGTAATAGTGAAGACCCAGAATTACCGCAGGCTCCATTTGAAAGAGTTGCAGAGCTTAGATCTTTCATGAACGAAGTTGGTCTTGCTGAAACGCCAATTGTTATGGCAGGGGGAGTGTGGCATTTGAAGGATTGGGAACATTGGTTTGACAATTTACAAATCGGACCAATAGCTTTTCAGTTTGGCACTCGTCCACTTTTAACAAAAGAAAGTCCGATTTCTACGGAGTGGAAAAAGAAATTACTCACTTTAGAAGAAGGTGACGTATTTTTAAACAAATTTAGTCCAACAGGGTTTTACTCATCTGCAGTAAGAAATAACTTCATACGTGAGCTACAGGAGAGGAATTCACGTCAAATAAAATTTTCGGAAAGTGCAAGCGGAGAGTTTAACAATGAATTTGCAATGGGCAGCAGAGGTAGAAAGATTTACCTTACTGCACAAGACAAAGAACTGGCAGATAAGTGGAGTCAGGAAGGTTATACAGAGGCAATGAAAACTCCAGATACAACTGTTATTTTTGTGACACCAAGCAAATTTGCGGAGATAAGACAAGATCAAATTAATTGCATGGGATGTTTGAGCCATTGTCTGTTTAGCAATTGGAAAGATCATGGTGACCATTCAACAGGGCGAAAGCCAGATCCACGGAGTTTCTGTATACAAAAGACACTGCAAAACATTGTACATGACGGCAATGTTGAAAATGAACTCATGTTTTCTGGACACAATGTTTACAGATTTAAGCAAGACCCATTTTATGAGAATGGCTACGTACCGACAGTAAAAGAACTGGTGGAAAGGATATTAACTGGGTATTAG
- the metG gene encoding methionine--tRNA ligase, with the protein MEQFESFYITTPIYYVNDKPHIGHAYTSLICDVTARFMKLAGKNVKFTTGTDEHGQKIEKAAKTNGIEPKEFTDEISVTFKKLAELMNFDYDDFIRTTEERHEKAVIALWNRLEERGQIYLDSYSGWYSVRDEAFYQESELIDGKAPTGAEVQWIKEESYFFRLSSWQNKLLELYENQPNFIFPESRKNEVVSFVKSGLTDLSISRTSFNWGIKVPGNDKHVIYVWIDALTNYLTSIGFPNIEDEEYKKFWTNSFNVHVIGKDILRFHAVYWPAILLAADLSLPKQIAVHGWWLNEGEKISKSLGNVIDPIGLAEEFGVDQLRYFLLREASFGQDGNFSKKNMISRINSELANNIGNLVQRTISFLHKQCSGIVPAVDRNLLKDDESLPNCKAILDQVMDHLSKYEFNQIILLIINISSKANAYIDKSAPWTLSKTDRKRMDLVIYKLLEYIRIIGILLQPIIPKSAEMMLDQLQIPKEQRNLQSLCNACVSLGITLPKPTPIFLRIDI; encoded by the coding sequence ATGGAGCAATTTGAGAGCTTTTACATCACTACGCCAATATATTATGTAAACGACAAGCCACATATCGGCCACGCATATACTTCCCTTATCTGTGATGTTACAGCTAGATTTATGAAATTAGCTGGAAAGAACGTTAAATTTACTACTGGTACAGATGAACATGGACAAAAAATTGAAAAAGCAGCTAAAACAAATGGAATAGAGCCAAAAGAATTTACAGATGAAATAAGTGTTACATTCAAAAAATTAGCTGAGCTAATGAACTTTGATTATGATGATTTTATTCGCACCACAGAAGAACGTCATGAAAAGGCAGTTATAGCTCTATGGAATAGGCTTGAAGAGAGAGGGCAAATATATCTGGATTCTTACTCAGGTTGGTATTCAGTTCGTGATGAAGCGTTTTATCAGGAATCAGAGTTGATAGATGGCAAAGCACCAACAGGTGCTGAAGTTCAGTGGATAAAAGAAGAGAGCTACTTTTTTCGTTTGTCAAGTTGGCAAAATAAATTACTAGAGTTATACGAAAATCAGCCGAATTTCATCTTTCCTGAGAGCAGAAAAAACGAGGTGGTATCGTTTGTAAAATCAGGACTTACTGACCTTTCGATTTCTCGTACTAGTTTTAATTGGGGAATAAAAGTACCAGGGAATGACAAGCACGTAATTTATGTTTGGATAGATGCGCTCACTAACTATCTCACATCAATAGGCTTTCCTAATATAGAAGATGAGGAATATAAGAAATTTTGGACAAACTCCTTCAACGTTCATGTGATCGGTAAAGACATATTGCGTTTTCACGCTGTATACTGGCCAGCGATCCTCCTTGCAGCAGATTTATCACTGCCAAAGCAAATTGCAGTTCATGGTTGGTGGCTGAACGAGGGGGAAAAAATATCCAAATCCCTTGGTAACGTTATAGATCCAATTGGTCTGGCAGAAGAGTTTGGTGTTGATCAACTACGCTATTTTCTCCTTCGGGAAGCAAGTTTCGGTCAAGATGGTAATTTCAGTAAGAAGAACATGATCAGCCGCATAAACTCAGAGCTGGCAAACAATATAGGCAATTTAGTGCAAAGAACAATTTCATTTCTGCACAAGCAATGCTCTGGAATTGTACCAGCAGTTGATCGAAACTTGCTTAAAGATGATGAGAGTTTACCAAATTGTAAAGCCATACTTGATCAAGTGATGGATCATCTATCAAAGTATGAATTTAACCAGATTATACTACTGATTATCAATATCTCTTCCAAGGCCAATGCTTACATAGATAAAAGTGCACCCTGGACGTTAAGTAAAACCGATAGAAAGCGCATGGATTTAGTAATTTACAAACTACTCGAATACATCAGAATAATTGGTATTTTATTGCAGCCAATTATTCCAAAATCAGCAGAAATGATGCTAGATCAATTGCAAATTCCAAAAGAACAACGCAACTTACAATCTCTGTGCAATGCGTGCGTGAGCTTAGGCATTACACTGCCTAAACCTACGCCGATTTTTTTGAGGATCGATATTTAA